One genomic segment of Falco peregrinus isolate bFalPer1 chromosome 7, bFalPer1.pri, whole genome shotgun sequence includes these proteins:
- the CENPW gene encoding centromere protein W: MKRTAPRSTLRKIIKKHKPQLRLAANTDLLVHLSFLLFLHRLAEEARTKAFENKSKIIKPEHTIAAAKVILKKSRG, translated from the exons atgAAGCGCACGGCGCCCCGCTCGACTTTGCGGAAAATCATCAAGAAGCACAAGCCTCAGTTACGCCTGGCGGCTAACACCGACCTGCTg GTACACTTGAGCTTCTTACTGTTTCTTCATCGGCTAGCAGAAGAAGCCAGGACAAAGGCTTTTGagaacaaaagtaaaataattaaacctGAGCACACTATAGCTGCAGCAAAG gttattttaaagaaaagcagaggctAG